AGAAAGCTGCGGCGCTGGAAGTAGGCGAGCCCCGGTACGTCCTCGTCGGACTTGGCCTCGAAGAAACACCCGACCCCGGGGCGGATCTCGCCGCCGAACGCGAATCCCGCGAGGCGACCGTCCACGAGGATCACCTCGCCTCTCATGTCGGGCTCCCGGAGCCTTCCCGCCAACTCGAGGGCACGCCGGGCCGTGCCCGCGCCCCCCTCGGTTCCGTGCGCGGCGCGGTGCCGGTCCCTCCAGCGCCGGAGGAGGGCGCGGCAGTCCTCGGCGTGTTCCTCCGAGTAGGGCAGGACCTCGACGCGGGAGAGCCCCTCGACCCGCGCAACCTGGCGCCGAAGCGTCCGGAGGTTGTTCCCGCTCAGGTTCAGGTAGGTCTCCGGTCGATACAGGTACTGCATCCGGCGCGGCTCGAGACGCAGGCGATCGTGTTCCGACAGCGTCCCCGCGTCCTTCTCGTCGATGCGGACGATGCGCGCGGAGCGGTCGCCGTTGAACGCGTTCGCGCGCTCGAGGCAGCGCGCCAGGACGGGGAGGCTCGGAGGCAGCGGGGGAAGGTAGAGGTCCAGGCGGGCTCGTGCGTCGCGGACTCTCCAACGGAAAAGGCACAGGGAGTCGCCGTCCTCGGCCACGAGCACGGCGCTGCTCCCGGGGCGATGCTGCGCGAGCAGGTGGGGCCAGTAATAACCGAAGCCGGTCTGTTCTCCGGCCCGGACGGCGGCCTTGTAACGGTCGCGGTCCCCGTCGTCGAGGACCTTCAACCCCGCGAGAGTGCCCGATAAGTCGAGAAACGCCATGGCGTGGGGGATTCTAGCCAACCGCTCTCGGATGCTCCCCGCCGCCGCGCTCAGAAGGCATATCCCAGGATCTCGCGATCGCCGGGGCGGTAATACACGCGGCGGGCGACGTCGTCGACCTCGTAGCTCGGGACCTTGTCCTTGCCGATGGGGATCGTGCCCCGGACGGCGCCGTTCGACTTGTCGACCTGGGCGATCCCGAAGCCGTTCTCGAGCGGGACCATCATGAACTGGAAGTCCCGGGCCTGGGCGGATGCCTGGAATCGACGTCGCGCGAGCGTCGCATACGACGCCGACGCGCCCGCCGCCGCATCGGCGATCTCCGCGTAACCCCGGGACAACTCGTCGGCGAGCTCGCGCTCCAACGTCCCGTCGTCCCGGGTCGCCGCGTATTGGCTCAGCGCGGCGCTTCCCGCGCCCGCCTGCGCGGAGGCCATCCCCATGCGGACCGACTGGGCGATGTACAGCGCGCGGACCCACGCGGGGTCGCGCGGAGCGGGGTAGTGACTGCGGAACAGGACTTTCCCGTCCAGGTCGAAGCCGACCACGGACTGCGCCCCGATCAGGGTGACCCGGTCCGCGACGACC
This region of Candidatus Polarisedimenticolaceae bacterium genomic DNA includes:
- a CDS encoding phosphatidylglycerol lysyltransferase domain-containing protein; the protein is MAFLDLSGTLAGLKVLDDGDRDRYKAAVRAGEQTGFGYYWPHLLAQHRPGSSAVLVAEDGDSLCLFRWRVRDARARLDLYLPPLPPSLPVLARCLERANAFNGDRSARIVRIDEKDAGTLSEHDRLRLEPRRMQYLYRPETYLNLSGNNLRTLRRQVARVEGLSRVEVLPYSEEHAEDCRALLRRWRDRHRAAHGTEGGAGTARRALELAGRLREPDMRGEVILVDGRLAGFAFGGEIRPGVGCFFEAKSDEDVPGLAYFQRRSFLLRLRDFDLVNDGSDAGRPGLRQLKDSLRPARMHAEYRGIQRRR